The window GGCGTCCAGGTCTGGAGCCGGAAGCGCCTCGACGAGGCGCAGCGGACGCTCGCGGCGACGCCGGGAGTCACCGTGCTCATCCACGACCAGGAGTGCGCGACCGAACTGCGCCGCGCCCGCAAGCGCGGACTCGCGCCGACGCCGGCGAAGCGCGTGGTCATCGACGAGCGGATCTGCGAGGGCTGCGGCGACTGCGGGGCGAAGTCCGGCTGCCTGTCGGTGCACCCGGTCCCGACGGAGTACGGTCGCAAGACCCGCATCCACCAGGGTTCGTGCAACCTCGACGCCACCTGCCTGGCCGGCGACTGCCCGTCGTTCGTGACGGTGGCACCCGACGCGGAGGCGAAGCCGCGCCGCGCCCCGGCGCTCGACGACGCCGACCTCCCCGCCCCGCCGGCGCAGCGGCCGGACGAGGTACGCGTCCGGCTCGCCGGGGTCGGCGGCGCCGGCGTGGTGACGGTGGCTCAGGTTCTCGCCACCGCCGCAGTGATCGACGGCCGCCACGTCCGCGGCCTCGACCAGACCGGCCTGGCCCAGAAGGGCGGCGCGGTCGTCTCCGACCTCACGCTGAGCACCGCGCCGATCGACGTCCCGGGCCGCCTCTGCGCGGGTGAGGCCGACGTCCTGATCGCGGCCGACCTGCTCGTCGCCGCGGACCCGGGGCGTCTGGCCGCCGCCGACCCGGCCCGGACCGCCGCCGTGGTCTCGACGGCTCAGATCCCGACCGGGTCGATGGTCGTCGACCCGACGGTGGAGTTCCCGGTCGTCGACGAGGTCCTGAGCCGGATCGCCGCCGCGACCCGGACGCAACTGACGCTCGACGCCCACGGCCTGTCCGCGCGGCTGCTCGGCAGCGACCAGTACGCCGCGATCCTGCTCGTCGGCGTCGCCTGCCAGTCCGGCGCGTTGCCGCTGCCGCCGGCGGCGATCGAGCGGGCCCTGGAACTGAACGGCGTCGCGGTCACGGCCAACGTCCAGGCGTTCCGCCGCGGCCGTCAGGCCGTCGCCGACCCGGCCGGTCTCACCCGAGCCCTGGGCGGCGCGCCGGAGACCGAACCGGAGACCGACGACCTCGACGCCCTGCTCGCCGTGCGAACCGCCGACCTGACCGGGTACTCGGGACCGGAGTACGCCGCGGAGTACGCGGCGGTCGTCGAACGGGTCCGCACCGCGGAGGCCGCGGTGGTCCCGGGCAGCACCGCCCTGGCGGCGGCCGTCGCCCGGAACCTGCACAAGCTGATGGCCTACAAGGACGAGTACGAGGTCGCGCGGCTCGCCCTCGACCCGGCGAACCGGGCTGCGCTGGCCCGCGAGTTCGGGCCCGGGGCCCGGGTCACCCGCCACCTGCACCCGCCGGCGTTACGGGCGCTCGGCCTGCAGCGGAAGATCCCCGTCCCCGAGCGCGTCGCCGACCCCGCGTTCCGGGCGCTGGTCCGCGCCCGCCGTCTGCGCGGCACCCGGTGGGACCCGTTCGGGCGGGCCGAGGTGCGCCGCGTCGAGCGCGAACTCGTCGCGGAGTACCGCACGGGAATCGAGCGGCTCCTGAGCGGACTCTCCCCCGCCGCGCTCGCCGCAGCGGTCGAGATCGCCGGCCTGCCCGACGAGGTCCGCGGCTACGAGGAGATCAAGCTCGCGAACGTCGCGCGCTACCGGGAGCGCCTCGCCGGTGCGCTCGCGGCCTACCCGCCCGCGGCCCCCGGGCCGGCCGGGGACGAGAGGACGTCCCCGAGCCGCTCCCGCCAGGTGGCCAGGTCCACGTAGTCGCGGAACGCCGTGATCAGCCCGGCCGCCGGGTCGATCTCGGCGACGCCGTTGCACTCGATCGCGTACTCGCGGCCGTCAATCCAGAACCGGTCGACGCGTTCGAGCCAGGCCCGGTCCGCGGCGTAGGACGCCGAGACCAGGTCCCAGCGGACACGTTCCGAACGATTCAAAATCGGCGCAAGCAGCCCCGCGACCCCCGCCGGACCCACCACGGGCGGGTGCGGCATGTTGGCGTACGTGGCCGTCGGCGCGAAGCAGGCTCCTGCCGCCGCCGCATCCCTCGCAGCTACGGCAGCCAGGAAGCGGGACACGGTCGCAAATGCGGGACCCGACTCGGCGGAAATTGTCATCGTCGCCACCCTTGAACACGAGGGGGAGTTGTGGTTCTAGCGACGCCCAGATTCCCTTGTCCTACGCTCCGATGCAAAACCCTGGCCCATATCGTCGCTAGAACCTTGACTCCGCCTTTTCCGCTCAGGCAGGGTCTTCGGTGAGAGACGTAGACCACAGGGGTGCTTTCGCCCGGCACACAGGAGAGTCGAGGTCATGGTCGACGCACAGAGCACCATCGGTGCTGCCCCCAGCAGTGCGCCCGCGGAACCCGCCGCCGGTGAGGTCCGGCTGGGCCGCCGCACGTTCCTGACCTTCCTCGTCGGTGTCCCCGCACTGTCACTGGCGACGTCGGTGACGCTGGACGGCTTCCTCGGGGACGTCGCGGAGGCGGCCACCGGCAGCACGCAGGCGGTTCCGTCCGGTCAGTCGATCGAGGAAACGTTCGACATCGCCGACGCCATCATCATGGCGGGCGCGCCCACCATGCCGCTGCTGCAACTGGACATCGGCACCGACGGCATCGTGCGCTTCGACATCCCGCGCATCGAGATGGGTCAGGGCATGACCACCGCGATGGCCATGCTCATCGCGGAGGAGCTCGACTGCCCGCTGGAGCAGGTCAAGGTCACCTGCGCCGACGCCCGCCCGGAGCTCGCCTGCAACCAGATGACCGCCGGCTCCTGCAGCCACCGGCAGTTCCACGACCCGCTCCGCGTGCTCGCCGCCACCGCCAAGATGCGGATGACGGCCGCCGCCGCGCAGCAGTGGGGCGTCGACCCCTCGACGCTGTCGGTCCACGACGGCGTGATCGTCTCCGGTGACGGCCGCACCGCCACCTTCGGTGAGCTGAGCCGCGCCGCCGCCGACCCGAACCTCAAGATCGGCGCGGTCCGCCTCAAGGAGGCGAGCCAGTACAAGATCGTCGGCAAGCCGACCCGACGCGTCGACGCGCTCGACATCGTCACCGGGCGCAAGAAGTTCACGATGGACCTGCAGGTCCCCGGCGCGCTGCCGACCATGGTGCGCCGGGCCCCGACGCTGAACGCCGAACTCCAGGAGTTTCGGAACAAGGCGCAGGTCGAGAAGATGCCGGGCGTGATCGCCACGGCCCTGCTCAAGAACGGCGTCGCGGTCGTCGCCGAGACGTTCGAGCAGGCCCGCGCCGGCGCCGCCGCGGTCGAGGCCGTGTTCGACTCCGGCCCGGTCGCGAACGAGTCGAACGAGACCGTCGGGCAGAAGCTGCGCGCCAGCATGCTGCCGTTCATGGCCCCGCCGGCCGGCGCCAACACCGTCGAGGCCGAGTACGAGTGGGCGCCCGCCGCCCACGGCTTCCTCGAGGTCGAGTGCGCGATCGCCGACGTCCGCTCCGACGGCGCCGACCTGTGGAGCGGCTTCCAGGCCCCGATCGTCGCGGGCCAGCAGGTCGCGTTGGCGCTCGGCCTTCCGATCGACTCCGTGAAGGCGCACGTCGTCCCCGTCGGCGGTGGTTTCGGCCGGCGCGTGTTCTTCGACGCCGCGATGGAGGCGGCGCTGGTCTCTCAGCAGGTCGGCCGCCCGATCAAGCTGATGTGGACCCGCACCGACGACTTCCGGCACGGCCGGCACCGTCCGCAGAACGTGCACCGGTTCCGCGCGACGATCCTCGACAACAAGGTCGTGTCGTCCGAGCAGCGGGTCGCCGGTGTCTCCACCGACTACCGGCACGGCCTCGGCGAGATCTTCTCCGCGATCATCACGGAGATGCCGCAGGGCGCGAAGCAGGCGATCGTCAACGACGGGTTCGGCCAGGGCGTCTTCACGACGATGGTGTCCTCGCCGTACAACCTCGGCGCCCAGGACAAGCGTCAGCTCGAGGTCTCGCTCGGCATGCCGACGTCCTCCTACCGCAGCGTCCCCTGCCAGACGGCGCGCGGCAGCGAGGAGATGTTCATCGACGAGCTCGCCGAGAAGCTCAAGGTCGACCCGTACGAGTTCCGGCGGGTCCTGCTCAAGTCCGACCGCTCGCGCGCCGTCCTCGACGCCGTCGCCGAGCGCGGGCAGTGGGGCAAGAAGATGCCGGAGGGCCACGCCCAGGGCATCGCCTTCCACTCGGAGAGCCGCTCGCACACCGCGGCGCTCATCGAGCTGGACGCCCGCAACCCGAAGATCCCGCGGGTGACCAAGGCCGTCATCGCCATCGACTGCGGCAAGCCGATCAACCCGCTCGGCATCATCGCGCAGATGGAGGGTGGTCTCGCCGAGGCGATCTCGCTGACGCTCAAGGCCGGTCTGCACATCGTCGACGGCCTGCCGCTGGAGGGCAGCTTCTCCCAGTACAAGTGGCTGCGGATGCGGGACATGCCCTCCGACATCCAGGTCATCGTCATGCCCGACAAGGGTGACCCGATCGGTGGGACCGGCGAGGTCGGCATGGCCGCCCCGACCGGCGCGATCGCCCAGGCCTACACCAAGGTGACCGGCATCCGCCCCCGGAAGTTCCCGATCGTCCACCCGGTCGACTTCGAACCGTTCGCGCCCGGCCAGCTGCCCCCGCCGGCGTTCTCGTAGAGAAAGGGTGTTCCGTGCCCAAGTACACCTTCCGGCTGAACGGCAAGAACGTCACCGTGGACACCCCGAGGGACCTCCCTCTGCTGTGGGTGCTGCGGGACAAGCTCGCCATCACGGGCCCGAAGTACGGCTGCGGCATCAATGACTGCAAGGCCTGCACCTCTCTGCTCGACGGCCAGGCGATCACGCCGTGCTCGGTCAAGGTCTCGGAGGTCGCCGGCAAGTCCGTGACGACGATCGAAGGCCTGGCCAAGGGCGGCAAGCTGCACCCGGTTCAGGAGGCCTGGATCGAGCAGGACGTCCCGCAGTGCGGGTTCTGCCAGCCCGGCCAGATCATGAACGCGGTCGCGCTGCTCAAGCGGACGAAGAAGCCGACCGACGCGCAGATCCGGTCGATCCAGAACGTCTGCCGCTGCGGCACCTACTTTCGCATCCGCAAGGCGATCGAGTCGGCAGCGCGAAAGATGGCCGCCAAGTCGTGACGCAAGGACTGTCGCAAGGATCCAGCACCACTCTGCTCGTCGGCGGAACTCTGATCGACGGGACGGGGGCGGCGGCCCGCCCGGGCGAGTCGGTCCTCATCCGGGACGGACGGATCGCCGCCCTCGGACGGGCCGCGGACGACGAGGCCGCCGCGAACGGTGTGGACGTCCGCATCGACGCGACCGGCCGCACCGTCATGCCCGGCCTCATCGACGCGCACACGCACCTCACGTTCGGCGAGCCGACCGGCAACGACGAGCTGTTCCACCACCGCACCGAGGCCTACAGCTCGATGCTGTCGGCGTACAACGCGCGCAAGGTGCTTCGCGCCGGCGTGACGAGCGTCCTCGACGCCGACTGCCTGTGGAACATCGGCGTCGAGCTCCGGGACGCGATCGAGACCGGCATCGTCGAGGGCCCGCGCATGCGGGCCGGCGGCCAGGCGCTGATGACGATGCTCGGCGGCACCGCGGGCCGGATGATCAAGGACGAGGGGACCACCGGGTACGCGACCGTCGTCCACAACCGGGACATGATGGTCAACGAGATCCGGCGTCAGATCAAGTACGGCGTCGACTGGATCAAGATCATGGTCACCGGCCTGATCCCGTCGATGAAGGGCCCCGAGGTCAAGGTCTGGAGCTTCGACGAGCTCCGGACCGTCTGCGACGCCGCGCACGAGCTCAACACCAGGGTCGTCGCGCACTGCCGCAACTCCGAGAGCACGCGCGAGGCCGCGCTGGCCGGGGTCGACCTGATCTACCACGCGTCCTACATGGACGACCGTGCGCTCGACGCGGTGCTGGAGTCCGGCGCCGCGCTCTGCCCGACCTTCACGCTGCTCGGCAATCTCGCCGACTACGGGTTGAAGATCGGCACCGCACCCGAACTACTCGACGTGTTCCGCGCCGAGGTCGAGGTGACGGCCAATCAGATGGCCAAGGCCCACGAGCTCGGCGTCACGTTCCTCGCCGGGTCCGAGACCGGGTTCGCCGTCACGCCGGTCGGTGAGTGGCACGCCCGCGAGCTGGAGATGTTCGTCCAGTACATGGGCATGACCCCGATGGACGCGATCGTCGCGGCCACCCGCAACGGCGCCTTCGCCATGCGGATGGAGGGCCGGCTCGGCACGCTCGAGGTCGGCCGCATCGCCGACGTCCTCGTTCTCGACGGGAATCCGTTGGCCGACATCACGATCCTCCAGGACCGGTCGAAGATCGTCGAGGTGATCAAGGAGGGCCGGCGCATCGACCTCACGACGCCGATCCCCGAGCGGAAGATGCGCAGCAGCGACCAGGTCCGGATGCTCGCCTCCTGCCCCCTGACCCGTGGCCTCGCCCTCACCGAGGAGCAGCTCGAGAAGCTCGCCCGTGTCTGACGTCGCCTCAGATTCGCCGGCAGGGTCGGCTCCAAAGATCGTCGACGTCCACGCCCACGCGGTGCTCGAGGTCAGCCTCGGCGCCGCGGGGGCGGCGGGGCCGGAGCTCGGCGTCACCGAGGACGGCACGCCGTTCTACCGCGTCGGCGAGTACGTGCTCCGCGGCGTCCGCTACCGCGGCTCGCCGTTCATGGACGTCGACGTGCGGCTGGCGGCGATGGACGCCGCCGGCATCGACGTCCAGCTGCTCTCCCCCAACCCGCTGACGTACTTCGGCCGGCTCGACGCCGACGCGGCGATCGGGTTCGCGCGCACGCACAACGACGCGCTCGCCGCGCTCGTCGGCAAGCACTCCGACCGCCTGCTCGGCGCGGCCCAATTGCCGATGCAGGACGTCCCGGCCGCGATCGCCGAGCTGCGGCGCAGCGTTCGCGACCTCGGACTGCGCGCGGCGTACATCGACACCGACCCCGCCGGACGGACGCTCGACGACCCCGCGCTCGACCCGCTGTACGAGGCGCTGGTCGACCTCGACGTCCCGCTGTTCGTGCACCCCACGCCGCTCGGGGAGCAGGGCCCGCCGGACGACGTGCGGCTGCGCCGGTTCGACCTCGACCTGCTGTTCGGCTTCGCCCGCGACGAGACGCTCGCCGTCGCGGCGCTCGTGTGCGGCGGCATCCTGGAGCGGCACCCCGGTCTCGACGTGTGCATCAGCCACGGCGGCGGGGCCGCCGCCTTCCTCGCCGGCCGCCTCGCCCGCGCCGTGGAGGTCCGGCCGTGGGCCTCGAAAGCCCTGCGGGAGAACGGTTTCGCGCACTACTACCGGCAGCTGTGGTTCGACACCCACGTCCACGACGCGGGCTCGCTCGAGCTCCTCGCCTCCCACGCCGGCACCGAGCGCCTGGTGTTCGGCACCAACTTCGCGGGTTGGGACTCCGGCGCGCACGACGGCCCCGGCCCCCTCGCCCCCACCCTCGCCGCCAACGCGGCCCGGCTCCTCCGCCTCCCCTGACCCACCCCTGCAGTGGAGATGACATCTCTTGTGCAGGGCCGGCCGAAACCATTGGAGGGCGCGGTTGGCGCCGCCGCTGCCTCGGTGCCCGCGGGCCGAGGTGCACCGAGTGCGCAGTTGAGCACGGGTGCCCGCGCCTCGGCTGGTGCTGATCTGCGCACTCGGCGCAGGTGGGCACCCCCAGGGGGCCCGGAGGTGCTGTCTTGCGCTTTGGGGAGAAGGAAGCACGCCGAACGGCCGTTCCCGCGTGCTGTGCTGCGCTTTCGGGAGAAGGAAGTACCTCGACCGGCCGCGCGCCGCGTCCCCGTCGCCCGCGCGGGCCGATCTGCACCGAGTGCGCAGTTGAGCACGGGTGCCGGCGCCCCGGCTGGTGCTGATCTGCGCACTCGGCGCAGGCGGGCCCGCGAGCTGCCGCCCCGCACCACTGCACTGGAGATGACATCTCTTGTGCAGGGTGGGTGGGGACTACTGCAGGGCGCGGTTGGCGCCGCCGTCGACGGGGATCGCGGCGCCGGTGACGTACGCGGCGAGGTTCGAGCACAGGAACGCGACGAGCGCGCCGAACTCGGCCGGTTCGCCGAGCCGGCCGGCGGGGACCCCCGCGAGCTGGGCGGCGAGGGCCTTGTCGTCGAACACGCGGCGGACGCGGTCGGTGGCGTGAACGCCGGGCTGGACCGAGTTCACGGTGACGCCGTCGGCCGCGACCTCGGTGGCGAGGGTGCGCAGGAAGCCGGTCGCGCCGGCGCGGGCGGCGTTGGAGAGCGCGAGGTTCGCGTAGGGCTGGCGGACCCCGAGCGAGGTGATCGCGACGATCCGGCCCCACTGCTGCGCGCGCATGTCGGGCACGACCGCGAGGCACTGGCGCACGACCGCGAGCAGGCTGCGGTCGAGCGCCGCCTGGTACGCGTCGGCCGGG of the Sporichthya polymorpha DSM 43042 genome contains:
- a CDS encoding indolepyruvate ferredoxin oxidoreductase family protein, with amino-acid sequence MSKLALSDRYVATRNVVHLTGIAALVRMLLDQRRADRARGLNTQTFVSGYEGSPLAGFDLELGRRRELLDAHDVVFTPGLNEEAAATAVQGSQLAAVAGGMRPDGVVGVWYGKAPGLDRATDAIRHANLMGTHSTGGVLAVVGDDPAAKSSSVPCASEFALADLAIPTLYPADPGEVITFGLHGIELSRASGLWAALKMATAVADGSATVAVEPFRFVAPDRTIDGRPFTHTVTGRLLQPTLGPLERDLHRARLEIARRYAAANRINEIVVRSTDDTIGLVAAGKTWLDLRHALARLGLDETDLRRRGIRLLKLGMVHPLEPGTVRTFAQGLREIVVVEEKRAFLESAIKDVLYGVPNAPAVSGKTTPDGAPLLPPHGELDPESIASALAERLRLTVPAPVRTKSGPTPLPLLPRTPSFCSGCPHNSSTRPTEGSLVGAGIGCHAMVLLMDPRQVGDVVGLTQMGGEGAQWIGMAPFVDTPHLVQNLGDGTFFHSGSLAIRAAVAAGVSITYKLLYNGTVAMTGGQDAVGQLSVPALTRLLAAEGVARTIITTENPRRYRRTRLAPGVQVWSRKRLDEAQRTLAATPGVTVLIHDQECATELRRARKRGLAPTPAKRVVIDERICEGCGDCGAKSGCLSVHPVPTEYGRKTRIHQGSCNLDATCLAGDCPSFVTVAPDAEAKPRRAPALDDADLPAPPAQRPDEVRVRLAGVGGAGVVTVAQVLATAAVIDGRHVRGLDQTGLAQKGGAVVSDLTLSTAPIDVPGRLCAGEADVLIAADLLVAADPGRLAAADPARTAAVVSTAQIPTGSMVVDPTVEFPVVDEVLSRIAAATRTQLTLDAHGLSARLLGSDQYAAILLVGVACQSGALPLPPAAIERALELNGVAVTANVQAFRRGRQAVADPAGLTRALGGAPETEPETDDLDALLAVRTADLTGYSGPEYAAEYAAVVERVRTAEAAVVPGSTALAAAVARNLHKLMAYKDEYEVARLALDPANRAALAREFGPGARVTRHLHPPALRALGLQRKIPVPERVADPAFRALVRARRLRGTRWDPFGRAEVRRVERELVAEYRTGIERLLSGLSPAALAAAVEIAGLPDEVRGYEEIKLANVARYRERLAGALAAYPPAAPGPAGDERTSPSRSRQVARST
- a CDS encoding nuclear transport factor 2 family protein; translation: MTISAESGPAFATVSRFLAAVAARDAAAAGACFAPTATYANMPHPPVVGPAGVAGLLAPILNRSERVRWDLVSASYAADRAWLERVDRFWIDGREYAIECNGVAEIDPAAGLITAFRDYVDLATWRERLGDVLSSPAGPGAAGG
- a CDS encoding xanthine dehydrogenase family protein molybdopterin-binding subunit, with the protein product MVDAQSTIGAAPSSAPAEPAAGEVRLGRRTFLTFLVGVPALSLATSVTLDGFLGDVAEAATGSTQAVPSGQSIEETFDIADAIIMAGAPTMPLLQLDIGTDGIVRFDIPRIEMGQGMTTAMAMLIAEELDCPLEQVKVTCADARPELACNQMTAGSCSHRQFHDPLRVLAATAKMRMTAAAAQQWGVDPSTLSVHDGVIVSGDGRTATFGELSRAAADPNLKIGAVRLKEASQYKIVGKPTRRVDALDIVTGRKKFTMDLQVPGALPTMVRRAPTLNAELQEFRNKAQVEKMPGVIATALLKNGVAVVAETFEQARAGAAAVEAVFDSGPVANESNETVGQKLRASMLPFMAPPAGANTVEAEYEWAPAAHGFLEVECAIADVRSDGADLWSGFQAPIVAGQQVALALGLPIDSVKAHVVPVGGGFGRRVFFDAAMEAALVSQQVGRPIKLMWTRTDDFRHGRHRPQNVHRFRATILDNKVVSSEQRVAGVSTDYRHGLGEIFSAIITEMPQGAKQAIVNDGFGQGVFTTMVSSPYNLGAQDKRQLEVSLGMPTSSYRSVPCQTARGSEEMFIDELAEKLKVDPYEFRRVLLKSDRSRAVLDAVAERGQWGKKMPEGHAQGIAFHSESRSHTAALIELDARNPKIPRVTKAVIAIDCGKPINPLGIIAQMEGGLAEAISLTLKAGLHIVDGLPLEGSFSQYKWLRMRDMPSDIQVIVMPDKGDPIGGTGEVGMAAPTGAIAQAYTKVTGIRPRKFPIVHPVDFEPFAPGQLPPPAFS
- a CDS encoding (2Fe-2S)-binding protein produces the protein MPKYTFRLNGKNVTVDTPRDLPLLWVLRDKLAITGPKYGCGINDCKACTSLLDGQAITPCSVKVSEVAGKSVTTIEGLAKGGKLHPVQEAWIEQDVPQCGFCQPGQIMNAVALLKRTKKPTDAQIRSIQNVCRCGTYFRIRKAIESAARKMAAKS
- a CDS encoding metal-dependent hydrolase family protein, which translates into the protein MTQGLSQGSSTTLLVGGTLIDGTGAAARPGESVLIRDGRIAALGRAADDEAAANGVDVRIDATGRTVMPGLIDAHTHLTFGEPTGNDELFHHRTEAYSSMLSAYNARKVLRAGVTSVLDADCLWNIGVELRDAIETGIVEGPRMRAGGQALMTMLGGTAGRMIKDEGTTGYATVVHNRDMMVNEIRRQIKYGVDWIKIMVTGLIPSMKGPEVKVWSFDELRTVCDAAHELNTRVVAHCRNSESTREAALAGVDLIYHASYMDDRALDAVLESGAALCPTFTLLGNLADYGLKIGTAPELLDVFRAEVEVTANQMAKAHELGVTFLAGSETGFAVTPVGEWHARELEMFVQYMGMTPMDAIVAATRNGAFAMRMEGRLGTLEVGRIADVLVLDGNPLADITILQDRSKIVEVIKEGRRIDLTTPIPERKMRSSDQVRMLASCPLTRGLALTEEQLEKLARV
- a CDS encoding amidohydrolase family protein, giving the protein MSDVASDSPAGSAPKIVDVHAHAVLEVSLGAAGAAGPELGVTEDGTPFYRVGEYVLRGVRYRGSPFMDVDVRLAAMDAAGIDVQLLSPNPLTYFGRLDADAAIGFARTHNDALAALVGKHSDRLLGAAQLPMQDVPAAIAELRRSVRDLGLRAAYIDTDPAGRTLDDPALDPLYEALVDLDVPLFVHPTPLGEQGPPDDVRLRRFDLDLLFGFARDETLAVAALVCGGILERHPGLDVCISHGGGAAAFLAGRLARAVEVRPWASKALRENGFAHYYRQLWFDTHVHDAGSLELLASHAGTERLVFGTNFAGWDSGAHDGPGPLAPTLAANAARLLRLP
- a CDS encoding SDR family oxidoreductase; amino-acid sequence: MDLGLSGRRAAVGAASAGLGYACAEALVAEGAEVVICGSDAGRAEAAANKLGGGTQWLVADLADPLGAERFVLEARDRLGGLDVLVVNGPGPAAGTALDTPADAYQAALDRSLLAVVRQCLAVVPDMRAQQWGRIVAITSLGVRQPYANLALSNAARAGATGFLRTLATEVAADGVTVNSVQPGVHATDRVRRVFDDKALAAQLAGVPAGRLGEPAEFGALVAFLCSNLAAYVTGAAIPVDGGANRALQ